In one window of Haloterrigena salifodinae DNA:
- a CDS encoding GNAT family N-acetyltransferase has translation MQAIKQRDFETDVQREVYDFVERNGAVERQQLKAEFGFDDDELEETLSTLEDDGYVETEEGLVRLAIDIGEEKTHATDELEYTIRPAEQSDLQGIVGVMRQVAEENDYLVAETVVDLLDHEEVVFRHNDITSRIFFVATVDDDVVGWVHLQAPNYAKLSHTAELTMGVLEEYRGHGIGSNLLERGLQWATENEYDKVYQSLPATNQDAIRFLEEHRWETEAIRKAHYKIDDEYVAEQMMAVMTGQSPLAS, from the coding sequence ATGCAGGCGATCAAACAACGCGACTTCGAAACCGACGTCCAGCGGGAAGTGTACGACTTCGTCGAGCGAAACGGGGCCGTCGAACGACAACAGTTGAAAGCGGAGTTCGGGTTCGACGACGACGAACTCGAGGAGACGCTCTCGACCCTCGAGGACGACGGGTACGTCGAGACCGAGGAGGGACTCGTGCGGTTGGCGATCGACATCGGCGAAGAGAAGACGCACGCGACCGACGAACTGGAGTATACGATCCGGCCGGCCGAACAGAGCGATCTGCAGGGGATCGTGGGCGTGATGCGACAGGTCGCCGAAGAGAACGACTACCTCGTCGCCGAGACCGTCGTCGACCTGCTCGACCACGAGGAGGTCGTCTTCCGACACAACGACATCACGTCTCGGATCTTCTTCGTCGCGACGGTCGACGACGACGTCGTCGGCTGGGTCCACCTGCAGGCGCCCAATTACGCGAAGCTCTCGCACACCGCGGAGCTGACCATGGGCGTACTCGAGGAGTACCGCGGTCACGGGATCGGAAGCAATCTCCTCGAGCGGGGGCTCCAGTGGGCCACCGAGAACGAGTACGATAAGGTGTACCAGAGTCTGCCGGCGACGAACCAGGACGCCATCCGGTTCCTCGAGGAACACCGCTGGGAGACCGAGGCGATCCGCAAGGCCCACTACAAGATCGACGACGAGTACGTCGCCGAACAGATGATGGCGGTCATGACCGGCCAGTCCCCGCTCGCGTCGTGA
- a CDS encoding NAD+ synthase, giving the protein MLDLRFSEAELERRRDHLTDFVQSQIDAAGADGAVLGLSGGIDSTLTAHLAVEALGAENVHGLVLPARVSSEGNMSDAERVAQNLEISYDVIEVEPIVDTLLKAYPEAEGDREAVGNARARVRAVLNYLVANHEDRLVLGTGNRSEAAVGYFTKYGDGAVDCHPIGNLYKAQVRQLARHVGVPEELAAKTATAELWADQTDEDEMGVSYETLDSILATHIDGPLSVDATARLLEVEAKTVEKVRGMYERSEHKRRVPPAPEQLD; this is encoded by the coding sequence ATGCTCGACCTTCGCTTCTCGGAGGCGGAACTGGAACGGCGACGCGACCACCTCACCGACTTCGTTCAGTCTCAAATCGACGCCGCGGGGGCCGACGGCGCCGTCCTCGGACTTTCCGGGGGGATCGACAGCACGCTCACCGCCCACCTCGCCGTCGAGGCGCTGGGCGCCGAGAACGTCCACGGACTCGTCCTTCCGGCCCGGGTCAGCAGCGAGGGGAACATGAGCGACGCCGAACGCGTCGCCCAGAACCTCGAGATCAGCTACGACGTCATCGAGGTCGAGCCGATCGTCGACACCCTGCTGAAGGCCTACCCCGAAGCGGAGGGCGACCGCGAGGCCGTCGGGAACGCCCGCGCACGCGTTCGGGCCGTCCTGAACTACCTCGTGGCGAACCACGAGGACCGGCTAGTTCTGGGCACGGGCAACCGCAGCGAGGCCGCGGTCGGCTACTTCACCAAGTACGGCGACGGCGCGGTCGACTGCCACCCGATCGGCAACCTCTACAAGGCACAGGTCCGCCAGCTGGCCCGCCACGTCGGCGTCCCCGAGGAACTGGCCGCGAAGACGGCCACCGCGGAGCTGTGGGCCGACCAGACCGACGAGGACGAGATGGGCGTCAGCTACGAGACGCTCGACTCGATTCTGGCGACCCATATCGACGGCCCGCTGTCGGTCGACGCGACGGCCCGCCTGCTCGAGGTCGAGGCGAAGACCGTCGAGAAGGTCCGCGGAATGTACGAACGCAGCGAACACAAACGGCGGGTGCCGCCGGCGCCGGAGCAACTGGACTGA
- a CDS encoding GNAT family N-acetyltransferase, with protein sequence MPDSVFLSGDSVDLRPIEEDDLEFLRPAVNDRLVWRPIGRSRPVNREQEREFFEDVVCDDDTVNLLIVTDSTPVGTVAFNGIDWEADRAEIGYWIAPDHHRQGYATDAVERFVTYGFDQLGLHKITARVFEFNEGSQRLLESIGFTKEGIHRDEVFVDGDYQDTYWYGLLEPNWRSRVD encoded by the coding sequence ATGCCCGACTCGGTGTTCCTCTCCGGCGACAGCGTCGATCTCCGACCGATCGAGGAGGACGACCTCGAGTTCCTGCGGCCGGCGGTCAACGACCGGCTCGTCTGGCGACCGATCGGACGGTCCCGTCCCGTCAACCGCGAGCAGGAACGGGAGTTCTTCGAGGATGTCGTCTGCGACGACGACACGGTGAACCTCCTGATCGTCACCGATTCGACACCGGTCGGGACGGTCGCCTTCAACGGGATCGACTGGGAAGCAGATCGGGCGGAAATCGGCTACTGGATCGCGCCCGACCACCACCGGCAGGGATACGCCACCGACGCGGTCGAGCGGTTCGTCACCTACGGCTTCGACCAGCTTGGCCTGCACAAGATCACGGCCCGCGTGTTCGAGTTCAACGAGGGCTCGCAGCGGCTGCTCGAGTCGATCGGATTCACCAAAGAGGGAATTCATCGCGACGAGGTGTTCGTCGACGGCGACTACCAGGACACGTACTGGTACGGGCTCCTCGAGCCGAACTGGCGCTCGCGAGTCGACTGA
- a CDS encoding enoyl-CoA hydratase/isomerase family protein: protein MIDVDSNADRSIRTVTIDRPDARNALTVAGLEALETAIEDAEEPVIYLRGRGGAFSAGADLEAVADLDGDSERAVEFARLGQRVARTIEDSPAVVVAGIDGPARGGGLELALACDVRVGTPDSTYGEPGVTFGLFGAWGGTVRLPRVLGEGDALEFALSGRAVDADAALRMGLISRIDAEPRTVAEEIAENAPDALAVLKRRIRDDSERATQERREARAFGDLVATYADDIDAVLE from the coding sequence ATGATCGATGTGGACAGTAACGCCGACCGATCGATTCGAACCGTGACGATCGACCGCCCCGACGCGCGCAACGCCCTGACCGTCGCGGGCCTCGAGGCCCTCGAGACGGCGATCGAAGACGCCGAGGAGCCAGTGATCTACCTTCGCGGACGCGGCGGAGCGTTCTCCGCGGGCGCGGACCTCGAGGCGGTCGCCGATCTCGACGGCGACAGCGAGCGGGCCGTCGAGTTCGCCCGGCTGGGCCAGCGCGTCGCCCGGACGATCGAGGACTCGCCGGCCGTCGTCGTCGCCGGCATCGACGGCCCCGCCCGCGGCGGCGGCCTCGAGCTCGCGCTGGCCTGTGACGTCCGCGTCGGAACGCCCGACTCGACCTACGGCGAACCCGGCGTCACGTTTGGCCTGTTCGGCGCGTGGGGCGGTACCGTCCGACTGCCTCGCGTGCTCGGCGAGGGGGACGCCCTCGAGTTCGCGCTCTCGGGGCGAGCCGTCGACGCCGACGCCGCCCTGCGCATGGGCCTCATCTCGAGAATCGACGCCGAGCCGCGGACGGTCGCCGAGGAGATCGCCGAGAACGCGCCCGACGCGCTCGCCGTCCTGAAACGACGCATCAGGGACGACAGCGAGCGCGCGACGCAGGAACGTCGCGAGGCGCGGGCGTTCGGCGACCTCGTCGCGACCTACGCGGACGATATCGACGCCGTCCTCGAGTAG
- a CDS encoding DUF7114 family protein gives MDRADSCRRAASEAVADVEPPALHDRIETTLTEASMVPGVLTLESAATTADGRAVADSERSAETDRGHAQRRGRDGDRDTDGLATQAAGVQLIYEGLRLTRSLAHDEPWAPDGNGDDESDLAILAADILVARGFYLLARTDAAGKAVRTVQKFGRDQTRRDAVADRSSAGVAGADGEPAPDDGEATAIDANLERDILELAVRTGAAAVGDAPSHRLLATAETLAETVGTSFPPAADCLADFEPMPSEQSLEDPTTDRATSATDP, from the coding sequence ATGGATCGAGCCGACAGCTGTCGGCGTGCCGCCTCCGAAGCCGTCGCGGACGTGGAGCCGCCGGCGCTGCACGACCGCATCGAGACCACCCTCACTGAAGCATCGATGGTCCCCGGCGTACTGACACTCGAGAGCGCCGCGACGACGGCCGACGGGCGCGCCGTCGCCGACTCCGAGCGCAGCGCGGAGACCGACCGCGGTCACGCACAGCGCCGCGGCCGCGACGGCGACCGCGATACCGACGGGCTCGCCACCCAGGCGGCCGGCGTCCAGCTCATCTACGAGGGGCTGCGACTGACGCGGTCGCTCGCCCACGACGAACCCTGGGCCCCCGACGGGAACGGCGACGACGAGAGCGACCTCGCGATCCTCGCCGCTGATATCCTCGTGGCCCGCGGCTTCTACCTGCTCGCTCGCACCGACGCCGCCGGCAAGGCGGTCCGAACCGTCCAGAAATTCGGGCGCGACCAGACCCGCCGCGACGCGGTCGCTGATCGCTCGAGTGCGGGGGTCGCCGGTGCCGACGGCGAGCCCGCACCGGACGACGGCGAGGCGACGGCGATCGACGCCAACCTCGAGCGCGATATCCTCGAACTCGCGGTCCGCACAGGCGCCGCCGCGGTCGGTGACGCGCCGTCCCATCGGCTGCTCGCCACCGCCGAGACCCTCGCCGAGACCGTCGGCACCTCCTTCCCGCCGGCCGCGGACTGTCTTGCCGATTTCGAGCCGATGCCCTCCGAACAGTCCCTCGAGGATCCAACGACCGATCGAGCCACATCGGCGACCGATCCCTGA
- a CDS encoding NAD-dependent epimerase/dehydratase family protein: protein MAETELSTPEFEYDIETAIVTGATGDVGSWVVDRLADRGVDVVGVDFDRPDGVRANVDFRAVDLTEGVDTWETIAEVDPDAVVHLAALSDPLENPSTRLFENNVTSAYNVLQAAGREGIDVVWSSSQATYGALFAESTWTPDYLPIDEAHDRRPEDAYGLSKVCGEEIAKSMARRYGISVATIRPATIFSPTKERARPTEDGSDLSSEEPTGNFASYVDVRDVARMIEAALATDLEGHEEFLCVADENYLGRPTAELVETVCGPIPGAVDLEGKESALSNAKAADVLGWTPAHTWHEGADEDVSGPTWL, encoded by the coding sequence ATGGCCGAGACCGAGCTATCGACGCCGGAGTTCGAGTACGATATCGAGACCGCGATCGTCACGGGGGCGACCGGCGACGTCGGGTCGTGGGTCGTCGATCGACTGGCGGATCGCGGCGTCGACGTCGTCGGCGTCGATTTCGATCGACCCGACGGCGTGCGCGCTAACGTCGACTTTCGGGCCGTCGACCTGACCGAGGGCGTCGACACCTGGGAGACGATCGCCGAGGTCGATCCCGACGCTGTCGTCCACCTGGCGGCGCTCTCGGATCCCCTCGAGAACCCGTCGACGCGGCTCTTCGAGAACAACGTCACGAGCGCGTACAACGTCCTACAGGCGGCCGGCCGGGAGGGGATCGACGTCGTCTGGTCGTCCTCGCAGGCGACCTACGGCGCGCTGTTCGCGGAGTCGACGTGGACGCCGGACTACCTGCCGATCGACGAGGCCCACGACCGCCGGCCCGAGGACGCCTACGGGCTCTCGAAGGTCTGCGGCGAGGAGATCGCGAAATCGATGGCCCGCCGGTACGGGATCTCGGTCGCAACGATCCGGCCGGCGACGATCTTTTCGCCGACGAAGGAACGAGCGCGCCCGACCGAGGACGGCTCGGATCTCTCGAGCGAGGAGCCGACCGGCAACTTCGCGTCCTACGTCGACGTGCGCGACGTCGCGCGGATGATCGAAGCGGCGCTGGCGACCGACCTCGAGGGTCACGAGGAGTTCCTCTGCGTCGCCGACGAGAACTACCTCGGGCGGCCGACCGCGGAACTCGTCGAGACGGTCTGCGGGCCGATCCCCGGCGCGGTCGATCTCGAGGGCAAGGAGTCGGCGCTGTCGAACGCGAAGGCCGCCGACGTGCTCGGTTGGACGCCCGCCCACACCTGGCACGAAGGGGCCGACGAGGACGTGTCGGGGCCGACGTGGCTGTGA
- a CDS encoding class I SAM-dependent methyltransferase — MRAVTEDHDAARSGSGPSQDDDVRSDGLAPVVRSVVEELSPGRAFDVATGTGRNALALAERGWTVDAVDLSSAKLSRARERASERGTTVNWILADADRYCVPEGSYDLVTVSFFDARDRLPALIDALAPGGVLCYEHYLASAERDAGPGDRFRFDSNELLAACSELAILYYAERRVGDEPRVTLVARNETGVPRWRPQLSPSLDDA; from the coding sequence GTGCGAGCCGTGACCGAAGACCACGACGCCGCTCGGTCGGGTTCGGGCCCGTCTCAAGACGACGACGTTAGATCGGACGGACTCGCGCCGGTCGTTCGGTCGGTCGTCGAGGAACTGTCCCCCGGACGGGCCTTCGACGTCGCCACCGGCACCGGTCGGAACGCCCTTGCTCTGGCGGAGCGCGGCTGGACCGTCGACGCCGTCGATCTCTCGAGCGCGAAGCTCTCGCGGGCCCGCGAGCGGGCGAGCGAACGTGGAACGACCGTCAACTGGATTCTGGCCGACGCCGATCGCTACTGCGTCCCCGAGGGGAGCTACGACCTCGTAACGGTGAGTTTCTTCGACGCGCGCGATCGGCTGCCGGCCCTGATCGACGCCCTCGCGCCAGGGGGCGTCCTCTGCTACGAACACTACCTCGCGTCGGCGGAGCGCGACGCCGGCCCGGGCGATCGGTTCCGGTTCGATTCGAACGAACTGCTGGCGGCGTGTTCGGAGCTCGCGATCCTCTACTACGCCGAACGCCGGGTCGGCGACGAGCCGCGCGTCACGCTGGTCGCCCGGAACGAAACGGGCGTTCCGCGGTGGCGCCCGCAGCTTTCGCCGTCGCTCGACGACGCCTAA
- a CDS encoding DUF7521 family protein: MSFHDAGTSIAISLAVVKTLILLVGSFITFLAFKAYRRTRQRALGLLAAGFGLVTLGLVLAGLLYEILGVSLMMGILLESLLMLVGFVIIAYSLYVT, encoded by the coding sequence ATGAGTTTCCACGACGCAGGAACGTCGATCGCCATCTCGCTTGCCGTCGTTAAGACCCTCATCCTGCTCGTGGGCAGCTTCATCACCTTTCTCGCGTTCAAAGCCTACCGCCGGACGCGCCAGCGCGCGCTCGGACTCCTGGCCGCCGGCTTCGGCCTCGTCACGCTCGGCCTCGTGCTCGCCGGGCTGCTGTACGAAATTCTCGGGGTCTCGCTGATGATGGGTATCCTGCTCGAGAGCCTCCTGATGCTCGTGGGCTTCGTCATCATCGCCTACTCGCTGTACGTGACGTAG
- a CDS encoding CDGSH iron-sulfur domain-containing protein, translating into MTRLVELEETGPRKLEPSDIDDEKGDIAVCRCGLSESFPFCDGSHRQTRDEEPETTYVYEDGERRVVERVVTKDGAVGSDGTGDGDADTDGDDDASAE; encoded by the coding sequence ATGACGCGATTGGTCGAACTCGAGGAGACGGGACCGAGAAAGCTCGAGCCATCTGATATCGACGACGAGAAGGGAGACATCGCGGTCTGTCGGTGCGGCCTGTCTGAGTCGTTTCCGTTCTGCGACGGGAGCCATCGGCAGACCCGCGACGAGGAGCCGGAGACGACCTACGTCTACGAGGACGGCGAGCGTCGGGTCGTCGAGCGAGTCGTGACCAAAGACGGGGCGGTCGGCAGCGACGGCACTGGGGATGGGGATGCCGACACCGACGGCGATGACGACGCCAGCGCCGAGTAG
- a CDS encoding heavy metal translocating P-type ATPase, with translation MCPDSRNPDSSERPHTPAPSSPAEGSDGCDLCDLPLPSAPITDPDPDVDGTYCCRGCLEVARTLERRDDGPDEAAVRSRLDGAEATDGRDLDDLDGEDAFLAVDGMHCSTCEAFLESVAERQAGVRGATASYATDTIRIVYDPDRLAADNLPEIVSGYGYTAADRSAADGDAGDDDGLARLLLGGFFGMMVMVWYALFLYPTYFDLEPVVAFSGYELAFLSANIWAFTSFILFYTGYPILRGAYVSLRAGRPNMDLLVATAALGSYGYSAAAILLGESHLYFDVTVAIVLVVTAGTHYERAVKRRATGLLSELTERQVDEARLESGETVPLEAVEPGDRLLVRPGERVPLDSEVLEGSAAVDESLVTGESLPVRKSPGDELRGGTVVTDAPIVLAVGDEAESTLDRLVSLLWSIQSARPGVQRLADKLATVFVPLVVALAVSTAAVLLATGSSPSTALLIGLTVVIVSCPCALGLATPLAIAAGVQAAAKRGIVVAAETIFEDAQDVDVVVLDKTGTLTTGEMAVEGVHVVDGTDSDELLRRAGAVESLSEHPVAAAVVEAAPVAAADGGGLEAENDGGTVAGAEGSTTVDSFERADRGVSGVVDGDRIVVGHPDFCRERGLAVPGALESPIDDTRAAGRVPVAVGWDGRTRGVIAVGDSEREEVDAALETLSSGRDIVVLTGDEGPAAERFRAVDGVDEVFAGVPPEAKAETVDRLRTRGTVAMVGDGSNDAPALAAADVGIAMGGGTQLATDAADAVIVGDDLEAVGETLAIAASTHRRIRQNLGWAFCYNAVAIPLAVAGLLNPLFAAVAMAASSLLVVLNSSRSMR, from the coding sequence ATGTGTCCAGACTCACGGAACCCAGACTCGTCGGAACGCCCGCACACGCCCGCACCGTCGTCGCCGGCCGAGGGGAGCGACGGCTGTGACCTCTGTGACCTGCCGCTTCCGTCGGCGCCGATCACCGACCCCGACCCCGACGTCGACGGCACCTACTGCTGCCGGGGCTGTCTCGAGGTCGCGCGAACCCTCGAGCGGCGCGACGACGGCCCCGACGAGGCGGCGGTTCGATCGCGACTAGACGGGGCCGAGGCGACGGACGGCCGCGACCTCGACGACCTCGACGGCGAGGACGCCTTCCTCGCGGTCGACGGCATGCACTGCTCGACCTGCGAGGCGTTCCTCGAGTCGGTCGCCGAGCGCCAGGCGGGCGTGCGGGGCGCGACGGCGAGTTACGCGACGGATACGATCCGGATCGTCTACGATCCCGACCGGCTCGCGGCCGACAACCTCCCCGAAATCGTCTCGGGCTACGGCTACACCGCGGCCGATCGATCGGCCGCCGACGGCGACGCGGGCGACGACGACGGGCTCGCCCGGCTGCTGCTCGGCGGCTTCTTCGGCATGATGGTCATGGTCTGGTACGCCCTCTTTCTCTACCCGACCTACTTCGACCTCGAGCCGGTCGTCGCCTTCAGCGGCTACGAGCTCGCGTTTTTGTCTGCGAATATCTGGGCGTTCACGTCGTTCATCCTCTTCTACACCGGATATCCGATCCTCCGGGGCGCGTACGTCAGCCTCCGGGCGGGTCGGCCGAACATGGACCTGCTCGTCGCAACGGCCGCACTCGGCTCGTACGGCTACAGCGCCGCGGCGATCCTCCTCGGCGAGAGCCACCTCTACTTCGACGTCACCGTCGCCATCGTCCTCGTCGTCACCGCGGGCACCCACTACGAGCGGGCGGTCAAGCGCCGCGCCACAGGGCTGCTCTCGGAGCTGACCGAACGGCAGGTCGACGAGGCCCGCCTCGAGAGCGGCGAGACGGTCCCGCTCGAGGCCGTCGAGCCCGGCGATCGGCTGCTCGTCCGCCCCGGCGAGCGGGTCCCCCTTGACAGCGAAGTTCTCGAGGGGTCGGCCGCGGTCGACGAGTCGCTGGTCACCGGCGAGTCCCTCCCCGTCCGGAAGTCACCCGGCGACGAACTCCGCGGCGGCACTGTCGTCACCGACGCGCCGATCGTCCTCGCGGTCGGCGACGAGGCCGAGAGCACGCTCGATCGGCTCGTCTCGCTGCTCTGGTCGATCCAGAGCGCCCGACCCGGCGTCCAGCGGCTCGCGGACAAGCTCGCGACGGTGTTCGTCCCGCTAGTCGTCGCCCTCGCCGTCTCTACGGCCGCCGTCCTGCTCGCGACCGGCTCGAGCCCGTCGACCGCCCTCCTGATCGGGCTGACGGTCGTCATCGTCTCCTGTCCCTGCGCGCTCGGGCTGGCGACGCCGTTGGCGATCGCCGCGGGGGTGCAGGCCGCCGCGAAGCGCGGGATCGTCGTCGCCGCGGAGACGATCTTCGAGGACGCACAGGACGTCGACGTCGTCGTGCTGGACAAGACGGGGACACTGACGACCGGGGAAATGGCCGTCGAGGGCGTTCACGTCGTCGACGGAACCGACTCAGACGAGTTGCTTCGGCGAGCCGGCGCGGTCGAATCGCTGTCGGAGCACCCGGTCGCCGCCGCCGTCGTCGAGGCGGCGCCCGTCGCCGCGGCCGACGGCGGTGGTCTCGAGGCCGAAAATGACGGTGGGACCGTGGCCGGCGCCGAGGGGTCCACAACCGTCGACTCGTTCGAGCGAGCCGACCGCGGCGTCAGCGGCGTCGTCGACGGCGATCGCATCGTCGTCGGCCATCCCGACTTCTGCCGCGAGCGCGGGTTGGCGGTTCCCGGCGCCCTCGAGTCACCGATCGACGACACTCGCGCGGCCGGTCGCGTCCCGGTCGCCGTCGGCTGGGACGGCCGGACCCGCGGCGTCATCGCGGTCGGCGATTCGGAACGCGAAGAGGTCGACGCGGCCCTCGAGACGCTCTCGTCGGGTCGCGATATCGTCGTCCTCACCGGCGACGAGGGGCCGGCCGCCGAGCGGTTCCGCGCGGTCGACGGCGTCGACGAGGTCTTCGCGGGCGTCCCGCCGGAGGCGAAAGCCGAGACCGTCGATCGCCTCCGCACGCGCGGGACGGTCGCGATGGTCGGCGACGGGAGCAACGACGCGCCCGCGCTGGCCGCCGCCGACGTCGGCATCGCGATGGGCGGCGGGACCCAACTCGCGACCGACGCGGCCGACGCGGTGATCGTCGGCGACGACCTCGAGGCGGTCGGCGAGACGCTCGCGATCGCCGCGAGCACGCACCGGCGCATTCGCCAGAACCTCGGCTGGGCATTTTGCTACAACGCAGTGGCGATCCCGCTGGCGGTCGCCGGCCTGCTGAACCCCCTCTTCGCTGCCGTCGCGATGGCCGCGAGCAGCCTGCTGGTCGTGCTCAACTCCTCGCGCTCGATGCGGTAA
- a CDS encoding sulfite exporter TauE/SafE family protein: MTLAALASAGPGLGLEHADLIVLFVVGLLAGAHCLGMCGPLVTAYADRIGAAGDKRRDDTLTGYEVRQHALFNLGRTASYATIGALFGLLGAATVASSEAVAAVGDSVRGATGILVGIAIIASGLYYVRGRTAVPGHDLPLVGTLFRRLSALLSSRIDRLATSPGIAALGAVHGLMPCPIIYPAYLYAFAVGSPTRGALSLAVLGLGTIPTLFAYGTVLTAVESATRVRLHRGLGVAFVVLGYVPLSHGLMLYGIHLPHPPLPFAPPF, translated from the coding sequence ATGACCCTCGCAGCACTTGCGAGCGCCGGGCCGGGGCTCGGCCTCGAGCACGCGGACCTGATCGTCCTCTTCGTCGTCGGCCTGCTCGCCGGCGCCCACTGTCTGGGGATGTGCGGGCCGCTGGTAACGGCCTACGCCGACCGGATTGGCGCCGCCGGCGACAAGCGCCGCGACGATACGCTCACCGGCTACGAGGTGCGCCAGCACGCGCTGTTCAACCTCGGACGGACGGCGAGCTACGCGACGATCGGGGCCCTCTTCGGCCTCCTCGGCGCGGCGACGGTCGCCTCGAGCGAGGCCGTCGCCGCGGTCGGCGACTCCGTCAGGGGCGCGACGGGAATCCTCGTCGGGATCGCCATCATCGCGAGCGGACTCTACTACGTCCGCGGTCGGACGGCCGTCCCGGGTCACGATCTCCCCCTCGTCGGGACGTTGTTCCGTCGCCTCTCGGCGCTGCTCTCGAGTCGGATCGATCGGCTCGCGACGTCGCCGGGGATCGCTGCGCTCGGCGCGGTCCACGGCCTCATGCCGTGTCCGATCATCTACCCGGCGTACCTCTATGCGTTCGCCGTTGGCTCGCCGACTCGCGGGGCGCTCTCGCTTGCCGTCCTCGGACTCGGGACGATCCCGACGCTGTTCGCCTACGGCACCGTCCTGACCGCCGTCGAGTCGGCGACGCGCGTCCGCCTCCACCGCGGGCTCGGCGTCGCCTTCGTCGTCCTCGGCTACGTCCCGCTCTCGCACGGGCTGATGCTGTACGGAATTCACCTGCCCCACCCGCCGCTGCCGTTCGCACCACCGTTCTAA
- a CDS encoding cytochrome-ba3 oxidase subunit, with translation MTLETVTPRYVAAIGLLAVVPVLVYGVTNSGVAGLVSAVNVAVIIGSLYLAMSPVEGSHGDHAASENGAAR, from the coding sequence ATGACCCTCGAGACAGTTACGCCGCGGTACGTGGCGGCCATCGGACTACTCGCGGTCGTGCCGGTTCTCGTCTACGGAGTCACGAACTCGGGCGTCGCCGGTCTCGTCAGCGCGGTCAACGTCGCGGTGATCATCGGTTCGTTGTACCTCGCGATGTCGCCGGTCGAGGGATCACACGGCGATCACGCCGCGAGCGAAAACGGGGCCGCCAGGTGA
- a CDS encoding cytochrome c oxidase subunit II: MNIHTYEKLWLAAAMVLIVGFIATITYGAVGPGVSMIDDDGGSIDPDAISDHERFGDTGVTHVGGDEYEVDVVAQAWSYSPGEIEVPAGSEVTFYVTSRDVTHSFSVVGTNINTMVIPGEVSQMTVEFDEPGEYGILCNEYCGQGHHNMEGKLNVVPEDEFNMTELDVEAPSEVEAGNETTINATVSDGMQTDLETTATLEIGDQRYEEDVTISGAGSESVEFAVDTDELGAGDHDWTVTAAGYEERGTLTVADGDGGSDGGDGDA; this comes from the coding sequence ATGAACATTCACACCTACGAGAAGCTCTGGCTGGCCGCGGCGATGGTGTTGATCGTCGGCTTCATCGCGACGATCACGTACGGCGCGGTCGGTCCGGGCGTCTCGATGATTGACGACGACGGCGGCTCGATCGACCCCGACGCGATCAGCGATCACGAGCGGTTCGGCGACACCGGCGTCACACACGTCGGTGGCGACGAGTACGAGGTCGACGTTGTCGCACAGGCGTGGTCGTACTCGCCGGGCGAGATCGAGGTGCCGGCGGGCAGCGAAGTGACGTTCTACGTCACGAGCCGAGACGTGACCCACAGCTTCTCCGTGGTCGGAACGAACATTAACACGATGGTCATCCCCGGCGAGGTCTCGCAGATGACCGTCGAGTTTGACGAACCGGGCGAGTACGGCATTCTCTGTAACGAGTACTGCGGTCAGGGCCACCACAACATGGAAGGGAAACTGAACGTCGTTCCCGAAGACGAGTTCAACATGACCGAACTGGACGTCGAGGCCCCCAGCGAGGTCGAGGCAGGTAACGAGACAACGATCAACGCGACCGTCAGCGACGGGATGCAGACCGACCTCGAGACGACCGCGACTCTCGAGATCGGCGATCAGCGGTACGAAGAAGACGTCACAATCTCCGGCGCCGGCAGCGAGTCCGTCGAGTTCGCGGTCGACACCGACGAACTCGGCGCGGGCGACCACGACTGGACGGTGACCGCCGCCGGCTACGAGGAGCGCGGCACGCTCACCGTCGCGGACGGTGACGGCGGCTCCGACGGAGGTGACGGCGATGCGTAA